In Tachysurus vachellii isolate PV-2020 chromosome 10, HZAU_Pvac_v1, whole genome shotgun sequence, the following proteins share a genomic window:
- the LOC132852413 gene encoding up-regulator of cell proliferation-like, which yields MASKQQKDFLAFLKTLGLKKYFPNKLTLKSLLEINSASLSDKDVQSLHEIPEDFLRKLLMVNSDSRTVICAPDENKETNDLFAEQSCDSTPNLLDVHAALFACADSFLQQEMALKMSMCQFAVPFVLPQGGHNQCTLMLWALRGILKEWRPHSMTESKGFVEDSVVHAKIPMISFVRLSNCSLTKSKVLNQVLKNSQQHQDFFCYQEMIGGSAPRVISNGMVEICWSLPCGNKTIDVFPEPVVFANLRGDVCTFETQFSFLSQVSTAVFVFLDSVDENEQILFASLQEMKSKCFLVVNTPGNMSEKIKSSIKAAVDTLQLERDHVIQKSKTTNFATFSKMISSSITKVLGEHHRACEIEAMKTVAQNLGLRIDENDSTACVSANKTAEEIMKCIGVRPIVEYKKSQLPLQGENWKRLAQIEKEQCRLQHSGLLSLEEYKAQLQNEKEEILEKQSNHKITKTMDILMKALSTSDDIERAFFLRWLGLKLDMRSRKHMTALRHKYRECEQKKDRDAVAQLDQELIDSSLGIEHYLRELGQIYEAASFVSHKITDKIGNLPTLAAKLLLAGFPLEILDGDASNIPEKWVSDVLMELHKMVKERSRLLIITVLGVQSSGKSTLLNTMFGVQFSVGSGRCTRGAYMILLPVGEDLKEELLCDFVLLIDTEGLKSPALAQLEDSYDHDNELATFVIGLSDITIINVAMENSTEMKDVLQIAVHAFLRMKEIGKKTVCHFVHQNVAGVSAHEKNMTDRQKLLDQLNEMTLIAAEMEKKPHVRKFTDVLDYDVEKNNWYIPGLWHGTPPMAPVNTGYSVAVLDFKKNLLEMLKARKGEQLFQIPEFLQWMSSLWKAVKFENFIFSFRNTLVAHAYDNLCKEFSDWEWSFRRPILFLISKAEVQLSNTETSSIHGVVDALKKKTEKELMIQLQEMTKKLKEYYKRKDRNVHLVEKYKTDFIKSINCLETEMKNEVNKRLDLAIEMKKNTAKLEEIHSKQAAMVESQVLQLLQKYKARNDEVSDEDLKADFERMWRREIANFTGLKERDVPADVLKQLRASLGNRQVNEDFQNVTNLTQCGKEGFKVRSKHINTGKGFQAVKDLFTKKSTKQALQIVAVDAINSCSRMIEQCSHFKSDYQDTFTKDVLDEIDANLKIGNKYNITFEIELKLHICGIASRTFLEMHRKYLSEQDPVKHLQKLKNQYLSNFIDLYRERDQCQKKAQNFTQLCLKPAVTEYIDQSIGPDIVDAVLENESTAYSSRSLFQYTIQKELLEKSNFSEIKGYSLHYKNYVKDWIYNHIVRCFSKDLSLQKLKMKKLEIIIKMITEAVETCKLEASGSPLPNDADGTTKLIQKLCKTMMDVISIPMSTVDSVLFQNTSCCDPFTKCLCECIDELKQQISKEISESTDIKETLKKVSIKPQDELFKRVFGCGVQCPFCKTPCEAGGKEHQQHHAAVHRPQGIGRYRYSTSNSLCEEICTSSVHGNGTFLNQDTNFQPHPCKDYRKYYPDWHIAPDMSIEASDYWKYVLVTFNKEFAGSYKALPAVYPDVWNQITKDQAFISLKLIFNIK from the exons ATGGCGTCAAAGCAGCAAAAAG attttcttgCATTTCTGAAAACGCTGGGACTTAAAAAATACTTCCCAAATAAGCTGACTCTGAAGTCTTTGCTGGAGATCAACAGTGCCAGTTTATCTGATAAAGACGTTCAGTCACTGCACGAGATACCGGAGGATTTCCTTCGCAAGCTGCTAATGGTTAATTCAGATTCTCGAACTGTAATTTGTGCACCTGATGAAAATAAGGAAACAAACGATTTGTTTGCTGAGCAGAGCTGTGATTCTACCCCAAATCTCCTTGATGTACACGCTGCACTCTTTGCCTGTGCTGACAGTTTCCTTCAGCAAGAAATGGCACTAAAAATGTCAATGTGCCAGTTTGCAGTGCCGTTTGTGTTACCTCAAGGAGGTCATAATCAATGCACTCTGATGTTATGGGCTCTTAGAGGTATTCTGAAAGAATGGCGTCCCCACTCAATGACAGAATCTAAAGGGTTTGTTGAAGACAGTGTTGTTCATGCAAAAATTCCTATGATATCATTTGTAAGGCTAAGCAACTGCAGCTTGACCAAATCAAAGGTGTTGAACCAAGTGTTAAAAAATTCACAGCAGcaccaggattttttttgttatcaagAAATGATCGGAGGATCTGCTCCAAGAGTCATCTCTAATGGCATGGTTGAAATATGCTGGAGTCTTCCATGTGGAAACAAAACCATTGATGTCTTTCCTGAGCCAGTGGTTTTTGCTAATTTAAGAGGAGATGTTTGCACATTCGAAACCCAATTCAGTTTCCTTTCTCAGGTGTCAACAGCTGTCTTTGTGTTCCTAGACAGTGTtgatgaaaatgaacaaatattgtTTGCCTCTTTACAAGAAATGAAGTCCAAATGCTTTCTTGTGGTCAACACTCCAGGAAATATGAGTGAGAAAATAAAGTCATCAATTAAAGCAGCAGTTGATACTCTGCAACTGGAAAGAGATCACGTCATTCAGAAAAGCAAAACCACGAATTTTGCTACATTTTCAAAGATGATCAGTTCTTCCATTACAAAAGTGCTGGGTGAACATCACAGGGCATGTGAAATCGAGGCTATGAAGACAGTTGCTCAGAACTTAGGCCTTAGAATTGATGAAAATGATAGCACAGCCTGTGTGTCAGCAAACAAAACAGCAGAGGAAATCATGAAATGCATTGGAGTTCGTCCCATAGTGGAATATAAAAAGTCACAGCTGCCACTGCAAGGTGAAAACTGGAAAAGACTGGCTCAGATAGAAAAAGAGCAATGTCGATTACAACATTCAGGGCTGTTGAGTTTGGAGGAGTATAAGGCCCAActtcaaaatgaaaaagaagaaattctagaaaaacaaagcaaccaTAAGATTACAAAAACAATGGACATCTTAATGAAGGCATTGTCAACCTCAGATGATATCGAGCGAGCATTTTTTCTCAGATGGCTGGGACTAAAGCTGGACATGCGATCACGAAAACACATGACAGCCCTTCGGCACAAATACAGAGAGTGtgaacaaaagaaagacagagatgctGTAGCCCAATTAGACCAGGAGCTGATCGACTCTTCACTTGGCATCGAGCATTACCTGAGAGAGCTGGGACAAATCTATGAGGCTGCTTCATTTGTTTCACACAAAATAACTGATAAAATAGGCAATCTTCCTACTCTGGCTGCCAAACTGCTTCTGGCTGGATTTCCTCTTGAAATACTTGATGGAGATGCATCAAATATCCCAGAGAAATGGGTGAGTGATGTTCTCATGGAGCTTCACAAGATGGTTAAGGAAAGGAGCCGTTTGCTGATTATAACTGTGTTAGGGGTTCAGAGTTCTGGTAAATCAACACTGCTCAACACTATGTTTGGAGTCCAGTTTTCAGTAGGTAGTGGAAGATGCACACGTGGAGCATACATGATTCTCCTACCTGTGGGTGAAGACTTGAAGGAAGAGTTACTTTGTGACTTTGTCCTTCTGATTGATACAGAGGGTTTGAAATCACCAGCACTGGCACAATTGGAAGACAGTTATGATCATGACAATGAATTAGCTACCTTTGTGATTGGTCTTAGCGACATAACCATCATAAATGTGGCAATGGAAAATTCCACAGAGATGAAGGATGTCTTACAGATAGCAGTTCATGCTTTTTTACGGATGAAGGAAATTGGTAAAAAAACAGTCTGCCACTTTGTTCATCAAAATGTTGCTGGTGTATCAGCACATGAGaaaaacatgacagacagacaaaagcttCTGGACCAGTTAAATGAGATGACACTGATTGCAGCTGAGATGGAAAAGAAGCCTCATGTGAGGAAATTCACTGATGTTTTGGATTATGATGTGGAAAAGAATAACTGGTATATACCAGGCCTATGGCATGGCACACCACCAATGGCACCAGTTAATACAGGCTACAGTGTTGCTGTTCTTGATTTTAAGAAAAACCTCTTGGAGATGCTTAAAGCAAGAAAAGGTGAACAACTCTTTCAGATCCCAGAGTTCCTGCAGTGGATGAGTAGCTTATGGAAGGCAGTGAAGTTTGAGAATTTCATCTTCAGTTTCAGAAACACTCTTGTGGCCCATGCCTATGACAATCTTTGCAAAGAGTTTTCAGACTGGGAATGGTCTTTCAGAAGACCTATCTTGTTTTTGATTTCTAAAGCAGAGGTTCAACTGTCTAACACTGAAACAAGCAGTATTCATGGGGTTGTTGATGCACTTAAGAAAAAAACCGAAAAAGAGCTCATGATTCAATTACAagaaatgacaaagaaattgaAAGAATACTACAAAAGGAAAGACCGTAATGTGCATTTGgtggaaaaatacaaaactgaTTTTATCAAAAGCATTAATTGTCTGGAGACTGAAATGAAGAATGAAGTGAACAAACGATTAGATCTGGCTATTGAGATGAAGAAAAACACTGCAAAATTAGAGGAGATACACAGTAAGCAAGCTGCAATGGTCGAATCCCAAGTTCTGCAATTACTTCAGAAGTACAAAGCTCGCAATGATGAAGTGTCTGACGAGGATCTCAAAGCCGATTTTGAAAGAATGTGGAGAAGAGAGATTGCAAACTTCACTGGCCTAAAAGAACGGGATGTTCCCGCTGATGTTTTGAAGCAATTGCGAGCAAGCCTAGGAAATCGCCAAGTCAACGAGGATTTCCAGAATGTTACAAATTTGACACAATGTGGGAAAGAAGGTTTCAAAGTCAGGTCAAAACATATAAATACGGGAAAAGGTTTTCAGGCTGTAAaggatttatttacaaaaaagtcTACAAAGCAGGCTCTACAGATTGTTGCAGTTGATGCCATTAACAGTTGTAGTAGGATGATTGAACAGTGTTCACATTTCAAAAGTGATTACCAAGATACCTTTACAAAAGATGTCCTTGATGAAATTGATGCAAACCTCAAAAtaggaaataaatacaatattacaTTTGAAATTGAGCTTAAATTGCACATTTGTGGCATTGCCTCTCGGACATTCCTTGAGATGCACAGGAAGTATCTCTCTGAGCAAGATCCTGTCAAGCATTTACAGAAACTTAAGAATCAATATCTCTCtaattttattgatttgtaCAGAGAGAGGGATCAGTGCCAAAAGAAAGCACAAAACTTTACTCAGCTCTGTCTCAAACCAGCAGTGACTGAGTACATCGACCAGTCCATCGGACCTGACATTGTTGATGCAGTTTTGGAGAATGAATCTACTGCGTATAGTTCACGATCACTATTTCAGTACACCATTCAGAAGGAACTGCTGGAAAAATCAAATTTCAGTGAAATTAAAGGGTACAGTTTACATTATAAGAATTATGTGAAAGACTGGATATACAATCATATTGTTAGATGCTTTTCCAAAGACTTATCTctgcaaaaattaaaaatgaagaagctggaaatcataataaaaatgatcactGAAGCAGTGGAAACTTGTAAGCTTGAAGCCAGTGGCTCTCCTTTGCCTAATGATGCAGACGGTACCACAAAATTGATTCAAAAGCTTTGCAAAACTATGATGGATGTTATTTCAATACCCATGAGCACAGTGGACAGTGTCCTGTTTCAGAACACAAGCTGTTGCGATCCATTCACCAAATGTCTCTGTGAATGTATCGATGAACTGAAACAGCAAATATCAAAGGAGATCTCAGAGTCAACTGATATCAAAGAGACACTGAAAAAGGTGTCAATAAAACCCCAGGATGAGCTTTTCAAGAGGGTGTTTGGATGTGGAGTGCAGTGTCCATTTTGCAAAACACCATGTGAGGCAGGAGGAAAGGAACATCAGCAACACCATGCAGCTGTGCACAGACCACAAGGCATTGGAAGATACAGATATAGTACGTCTAATAGCCTTTGTGAAGAGATCTGTACATCTAGTGTTCATGGCAATGGAACATTTCTAAATCAGGACACAAATTTCCAACCTCATCCCTGCAAAGACTACCGGAAATATTACCCAGACTGGCATATTGCACCTGACATGTCAATAGAAGCCTCAGATTACTGGAAATATGTGCTGGTGACATTCAATAAGGAATTTGCTGGAAGTTATAAAGCATTGCCAGCTGTTTATCCTGATGTGTGGAATCAAATCACTAAAGATCAGGCTTTTATTAGTCTGAAgctcatttttaatattaaataa